From one Bordetella genomosp. 9 genomic stretch:
- a CDS encoding ABC transporter ATP-binding protein yields the protein MTQTPLLELRDLQVAYGGIRAVRGVNLVVNPGELVCLIGANGAGKSSTLRAICGLIPVAGGQVLYQGAPIQGRRSHELVREGLVMVPEGRGIFGQLTIEENLAMGAYVRRDAAGVRADLDRVFEQFPRLAERRKQAAGTLSGGEQQMVAMGRAMIARPKLLLLDEPSMGLAPLMVEKVFEVVSAIAAEGVTILLIEQNARLALEYSQRGYVMESGELTLSGAARSLLNDPKVRAAYLGELENA from the coding sequence ATGACCCAGACTCCTTTGCTGGAACTCCGTGACCTGCAGGTGGCCTACGGCGGTATCCGAGCGGTACGCGGCGTCAACCTGGTGGTGAATCCAGGCGAACTCGTCTGCCTGATCGGCGCGAATGGCGCGGGCAAGAGCTCGACCTTGCGCGCCATCTGCGGCTTGATACCGGTGGCCGGCGGACAGGTGTTGTATCAAGGGGCGCCGATCCAGGGACGACGTTCCCACGAACTGGTGCGCGAAGGCCTGGTGATGGTGCCCGAAGGCCGCGGCATTTTCGGCCAGTTGACCATAGAGGAAAACCTGGCGATGGGGGCGTACGTGCGCCGCGACGCCGCCGGCGTGCGTGCCGACCTCGATCGGGTATTCGAGCAATTCCCGCGCTTGGCCGAAAGGCGCAAGCAGGCCGCCGGCACCTTGTCGGGTGGCGAGCAGCAGATGGTCGCCATGGGACGAGCCATGATCGCCCGTCCCAAGCTGCTGCTGCTGGACGAACCGTCCATGGGACTGGCGCCGCTCATGGTCGAAAAGGTGTTCGAAGTCGTTTCCGCCATTGCCGCCGAAGGCGTGACGATCCTGCTCATCGAGCAGAATGCCCGGCTGGCCCTGGAATACAGCCAGCGGGGCTACGTCATGGAGTCGGGAGAGCTGACGCTGTCCGGCGCCGCGCGATCGCTGCTGAACGATCCCAAGGTGCGCGCGGCATATCTGGGCGAGCTGGAAAACGCCTGA
- a CDS encoding NADH:flavin oxidoreductase/NADH oxidase, with translation MTTLFSPVSLGRLQLANRIVIAPMCEYSADNGRATDWHMIHLGHLALSGAGLLFTEATAVEPGGRITAADLGLWDDETEASIAKVMNAIRRYSTIHMGMQLAHAGRKASSHVPWEGGNQVPSSQGGWICDAPSAVAYKDGEEPPHALDRAGLQRVKDAFAQAARRADRLGFDTVQLHAAHGYLLHQFLSPLANHRTDEYGGSLENRMRFPLEVYDVVRQAFSADKPVGVRVSATDWVDGGWDIEQTVAFAQALKARGCDYIDVSSGGMSPAQKIALGPGYQVPFAERVKRETGLPTMAVGLITEPEQANEIIEQGQADMVSLARGMLYNPRWPWHAAAELGQHVHAPRQYWRSQPRELKDLFVDANFGQR, from the coding sequence ATGACCACGCTTTTTTCGCCCGTCTCGCTGGGACGGCTTCAGCTCGCGAACCGTATCGTCATCGCCCCCATGTGCGAATACTCGGCTGATAACGGCAGGGCGACGGACTGGCACATGATCCACCTGGGCCATCTGGCCTTATCGGGCGCCGGGCTGCTGTTCACCGAAGCCACCGCGGTGGAACCGGGCGGCCGCATCACCGCCGCGGACCTGGGGTTGTGGGATGACGAGACCGAGGCGTCCATCGCCAAGGTCATGAACGCCATACGCCGCTATTCGACCATCCACATGGGGATGCAGTTGGCGCACGCCGGCCGCAAGGCTTCCAGCCACGTTCCGTGGGAGGGCGGCAACCAGGTCCCGTCCTCGCAGGGCGGATGGATATGCGATGCGCCTTCCGCGGTGGCCTACAAGGACGGCGAAGAGCCGCCCCATGCCCTGGATCGCGCCGGTTTGCAGCGGGTCAAGGACGCCTTCGCCCAGGCTGCGCGCCGCGCCGACCGGCTGGGGTTCGACACGGTCCAACTCCATGCCGCGCACGGCTACCTGCTGCACCAGTTCCTGTCGCCGCTCGCGAACCATCGGACCGACGAATACGGCGGCAGCCTGGAAAACCGCATGCGCTTCCCGCTGGAGGTCTATGACGTGGTGCGCCAGGCCTTCAGCGCCGACAAGCCCGTCGGAGTGCGCGTGTCGGCCACCGATTGGGTCGATGGCGGATGGGATATCGAACAGACGGTTGCGTTCGCGCAGGCCTTGAAGGCGCGCGGCTGTGACTATATCGATGTGTCGTCCGGCGGCATGTCGCCGGCCCAGAAGATCGCGCTGGGGCCGGGCTACCAGGTGCCCTTCGCCGAACGCGTCAAGCGCGAGACCGGCCTGCCCACCATGGCCGTGGGCTTGATCACCGAGCCGGAGCAGGCGAACGAGATCATCGAGCAGGGCCAGGCGGATATGGTGTCGCTGGCCAGGGGCATGCTTTACAACCCCCGCTGGCCCTGGCACGCCGCCGCGGAGCTGGGACAGCATGTGCATGCGCCCAGGCAATACTGGCGTTCCCAGCCGCGCGAGTTGAAAGACCTGTTCGTCGACGCCAACTTCGGCCAGCGATAA
- a CDS encoding NAD-dependent succinate-semialdehyde dehydrogenase → MSIPNYPHTQLLINGEWCDAADGKTLDVVNPATGQPIGKVAHAGRADMDRALEAAQRGFEAWRKVPAQERAAIMRKAAAIVRQRAEDIARVMTMEQGKPYAESRIEMLAASDIIEWFADEGRRVYGRIVPSRNLAQQSLVHKEPIGPVAAFTPWNFPVNQVVRKLSAALACGCSIIVKAPEETPASPAALLRAFVEAGVPAGAVGLLYGNPAEISSYLIPHPVIRKVTFTGSTPVGKQLAAMAGQHMKRATMELGGHAPVIVAEDADIELAVKASGSAKFRNAGQVCISPTRFLVHNSIKEAFTSALVKHAESLKVGDGLTEGTTLGPLANSRRLEAMAKILENARATGAKVATGGERIGSAGNFFAPTVLTNVPLEADVFNNEPFGPIAAIRGFDSLEDAIQEANRLPYGLAGYAYTRSLRNQHLLSHGVEVGMLWINQPATPTAELPFGGVKDSGYGSEGGPEAMEAYLVTKTVVTTMV, encoded by the coding sequence ATGAGCATTCCCAATTATCCTCATACCCAGCTTCTGATTAACGGCGAATGGTGCGATGCCGCCGATGGCAAGACGCTGGATGTGGTCAACCCGGCGACCGGTCAGCCTATCGGCAAGGTCGCCCATGCCGGGCGCGCCGACATGGACCGGGCCCTGGAAGCGGCTCAACGCGGATTCGAAGCCTGGCGCAAGGTCCCTGCCCAGGAACGGGCCGCCATCATGCGCAAGGCAGCCGCCATCGTGCGCCAGCGCGCCGAGGACATCGCCCGCGTGATGACGATGGAGCAAGGCAAACCTTACGCCGAGTCGCGTATCGAAATGCTGGCGGCTTCCGACATCATCGAATGGTTCGCCGACGAAGGCCGGCGCGTCTACGGCCGCATCGTGCCATCGCGCAATCTGGCGCAGCAATCGTTGGTGCACAAGGAGCCGATCGGCCCGGTCGCCGCCTTCACGCCGTGGAACTTCCCCGTCAACCAGGTGGTTCGCAAGCTCAGCGCAGCGCTCGCGTGCGGGTGCTCCATCATAGTCAAAGCGCCGGAAGAAACTCCCGCGTCGCCCGCCGCGCTGCTGCGCGCCTTCGTCGAAGCCGGCGTGCCCGCTGGCGCAGTCGGCTTGTTGTACGGCAACCCAGCCGAGATCTCCAGCTACCTGATACCTCACCCCGTCATCCGCAAGGTGACGTTCACTGGCTCCACGCCGGTGGGCAAGCAACTGGCGGCGATGGCCGGCCAGCACATGAAGCGGGCCACCATGGAACTGGGCGGCCATGCGCCCGTGATCGTCGCGGAAGATGCGGACATCGAACTGGCCGTCAAGGCCTCCGGCAGCGCCAAGTTCCGTAACGCCGGCCAGGTCTGCATTTCGCCCACACGCTTCCTGGTCCACAACAGCATCAAAGAGGCATTCACCAGCGCACTGGTCAAGCATGCCGAAAGCCTGAAGGTCGGCGACGGCCTGACCGAAGGCACCACGCTAGGTCCGCTGGCCAATAGCCGCCGCCTGGAAGCCATGGCGAAAATCCTCGAGAACGCACGTGCGACCGGCGCCAAGGTCGCCACGGGCGGCGAGCGCATCGGGTCCGCGGGCAATTTCTTCGCCCCGACCGTGCTGACCAACGTGCCCCTTGAAGCCGACGTCTTCAATAACGAGCCGTTCGGCCCGATTGCCGCAATCCGCGGCTTCGATTCGCTCGAAGATGCGATCCAGGAAGCGAATCGCCTGCCTTACGGCTTGGCGGGCTACGCCTATACCCGCTCGCTGCGCAACCAGCATCTGCTCTCGCACGGTGTGGAAGTGGGCATGCTGTGGATCAACCAGCCGGCCACGCCGACGGCGGAGCTGCCGTTCGGCGGTGTAAAGGATTCGGGCTATGGCTCGGAAGGCGGTCCGGAAGCGATGGAAGCGTATCTGGTGACGAAGACCGTCGTGACAACGATGGTCTGA
- the lspA gene encoding signal peptidase II, giving the protein MAAAPAAQPARGRGVAFWLVLAAVIVVLDQAAKLYFNTGYAYGQRVNILPVFDFTLVYNRGAAFSFLATEAGWQRWFFTVLGVGAAVVITWILARQGRRAQPRFALALAMIMGGAIGNVIDRVAYGHVVDFLLFYWKDWYYPAFNLADVAITCGAILLVLDELLRMRKPGSPG; this is encoded by the coding sequence GTGGCGGCGGCGCCCGCGGCGCAACCCGCCCGGGGCCGCGGAGTGGCGTTCTGGCTGGTGCTGGCCGCCGTCATCGTGGTCCTGGACCAGGCGGCCAAGCTGTATTTCAATACCGGCTACGCGTACGGGCAGCGCGTCAACATATTGCCCGTGTTCGACTTCACGCTGGTGTACAACCGCGGCGCCGCCTTCAGCTTCCTGGCGACGGAAGCCGGCTGGCAACGCTGGTTCTTCACCGTGCTGGGCGTGGGTGCGGCCGTCGTCATCACCTGGATCCTGGCGCGCCAGGGCCGCCGGGCCCAACCCCGCTTCGCGCTGGCGCTGGCCATGATCATGGGCGGCGCGATCGGCAACGTCATCGACCGGGTCGCCTACGGACACGTGGTCGATTTCCTGCTGTTCTACTGGAAGGATTGGTACTACCCGGCCTTCAACCTGGCCGACGTCGCCATCACCTGCGGCGCCATCCTGCTGGTCCTGGACGAGCTGCTGCGGATGCGCAAACCCGGCAGCCCCGGGTAA
- a CDS encoding ABC transporter ATP-binding protein: protein MNATLLEARGLGKRFGGLQALSDVSFDILSGEIYGLIGPNGAGKTTLFNVLTGLYVPEDGQCVFAGENLVGAKPHEIAALGLARTFQNIRLFANLTALENVMIGRHVRTRAGLLGAVLRNRRTRREEADIEARAHALLEYTGIAARANDIAKSLSYGDQRRLEIARALATEPRLLALDEPAAGMNASETVVLRRLIEKIRADGVTVLLIEHDMKLVMGLCDRVLVLEYGKVLAMDKPADVQRNPKVIEAYLGVGAAQEAAA from the coding sequence ATGAATGCAACCTTGCTGGAAGCCCGCGGATTGGGCAAGCGCTTTGGCGGGCTGCAGGCGCTGTCGGACGTCAGCTTCGATATCCTCAGTGGAGAGATCTACGGCTTGATCGGCCCCAACGGCGCCGGCAAGACGACCTTGTTCAATGTGCTGACGGGCCTGTACGTGCCGGAAGACGGGCAGTGTGTATTCGCCGGCGAAAACCTGGTGGGCGCGAAACCGCATGAGATCGCCGCGCTGGGCCTGGCGCGCACGTTCCAGAACATACGCCTCTTCGCGAACCTGACGGCGCTGGAAAACGTCATGATCGGCCGCCACGTGCGGACCCGCGCCGGTCTGCTCGGCGCCGTGCTGCGCAATCGTCGCACGCGGCGTGAAGAAGCCGATATCGAAGCGCGTGCCCACGCGTTGCTGGAATACACCGGCATCGCGGCGCGCGCCAACGACATCGCCAAATCGCTGTCCTACGGCGACCAGCGCCGTCTGGAGATCGCCCGCGCGCTTGCCACGGAACCCCGGCTGCTGGCCCTGGATGAACCCGCGGCCGGCATGAACGCTTCGGAAACCGTCGTGCTGCGCCGGCTCATCGAAAAGATCCGCGCCGATGGCGTAACCGTGCTGTTGATAGAACACGATATGAAACTGGTGATGGGGCTGTGCGATCGGGTACTGGTCCTGGAGTATGGGAAAGTCCTGGCGATGGACAAACCGGCCGACGTCCAGCGCAATCCCAAAGTGATCGAGGCCTACCTCGGCGTCGGCGCGGCGCAGGAGGCGGCGGCATGA
- a CDS encoding Nramp family divalent metal transporter — protein MTELIYAIAGGKAALQQGGKVPAGLRRLVGSGLLVAVGYIDPGNWATDIAGGSRYGYHLLMVVFMAAFLALGFQILVSRLALATGQDLAALTVRHLPRPLARAAWLAGEAAILATALAELIGGAIALRLLLGVPLMAGVAMTGAGTYAVLLFARNNAERHERIIAILLAIVSVSFVYLLFRANPEWTAVAQGAAQPGNALRSPEGFLIALGIVGATLMPHNLYLHSGELAERGRDLPSALRGAAMRVARSDTVLSLGIATLINAAIMIVAAASLSGNGLEVTSLDQAHAVIGKTLGVGAAIVFAVALYAAGQSSTITGVLAGKVLSNGFSTGGWSDRKRALVTRAIAGTAALGMLAYTGGQNPDQLLVISQVILSLALPFALVPLVMLAVRRDVMGAYVLRGVWCVLAVTATAAIIALDGYLLVIQAVQG, from the coding sequence ATGACGGAGCTGATTTACGCGATTGCGGGTGGCAAGGCTGCCCTGCAGCAAGGCGGCAAGGTGCCGGCCGGGCTGCGGCGCCTGGTCGGCTCCGGGCTGCTGGTTGCCGTGGGCTATATCGACCCGGGCAATTGGGCCACGGATATCGCGGGCGGCAGCCGCTACGGCTATCACCTGCTGATGGTCGTATTCATGGCGGCTTTCCTGGCCCTGGGTTTCCAGATTCTCGTGTCGCGGCTGGCGCTGGCCACCGGCCAGGACCTGGCCGCGCTGACCGTGCGCCACCTGCCCCGGCCGCTGGCGCGAGCCGCCTGGCTGGCCGGCGAAGCCGCCATCCTGGCGACGGCGCTGGCCGAACTGATCGGCGGCGCCATCGCATTGCGTCTGCTCCTGGGCGTCCCGCTGATGGCAGGCGTCGCCATGACGGGCGCGGGCACCTACGCGGTGCTGCTGTTCGCCCGCAACAACGCCGAACGCCATGAGCGGATCATCGCCATCCTGCTGGCCATCGTGTCCGTGTCCTTCGTATATCTGCTCTTCCGCGCCAATCCGGAATGGACGGCCGTTGCCCAAGGGGCTGCGCAACCGGGTAACGCCCTGCGCTCGCCGGAAGGCTTCCTGATCGCCCTGGGCATCGTGGGCGCCACACTGATGCCGCACAACCTGTATCTGCATTCGGGCGAACTGGCCGAACGCGGCCGCGACCTGCCGTCCGCGCTGCGCGGCGCGGCGATGCGCGTCGCCCGCAGCGACACCGTGCTCTCGCTGGGCATCGCGACCCTGATCAACGCGGCCATCATGATCGTCGCCGCGGCGTCCTTGTCCGGAAACGGCCTTGAAGTGACCAGCCTGGACCAGGCCCATGCCGTGATCGGCAAAACCTTGGGCGTCGGCGCCGCGATCGTGTTCGCCGTCGCGTTGTATGCGGCGGGCCAAAGCTCGACGATCACCGGCGTGCTGGCGGGCAAGGTGCTGTCCAACGGCTTCAGCACCGGCGGCTGGTCGGACCGCAAGCGGGCCCTGGTCACCCGGGCCATCGCCGGAACCGCGGCGCTGGGCATGCTCGCCTACACCGGCGGACAGAACCCCGACCAGTTGCTGGTGATCAGCCAGGTGATATTGAGCCTGGCCCTGCCCTTCGCGCTGGTGCCCCTGGTCATGCTGGCCGTGCGGCGCGACGTGATGGGAGCGTACGTCCTGCGCGGCGTCTGGTGCGTGCTGGCGGTGACCGCAACCGCCGCGATCATTGCGCTGGACGGCTACCTGCTGGTGATCCAGGCGGTGCAGGGCTGA
- a CDS encoding metal-dependent hydrolase yields MDSLTHVVMGGSIQAALLGRVQGRKALLYGAVLATLPDLDVFVPYPDPVSLMTYHRGFSHSVFVLTALAGVLAWLVRRRWPDAPYSAGRLFLTLWLVLITHPLLDAMTTYGTQLFWPLPLQPVSISSIFIIDPVFTLPLLIAFLANLAWGERISRLRGGALGFAAAYLAWTLAAKTLVEQHVRTALAARGEQASELFSAPMPLNSLLWRVIARGPADTYYETVTSVFDRGEPEQLRQPLNLGLRREVPADPLLARLEWFTDGWLRYDAIGGNLVVTDLRMGMPGYYTFRFVMAQGAPQSGWRAVLPSRWPSSRGGWPELRQILARIVEPHPPLPLDAWARRTVQPE; encoded by the coding sequence ATGGATTCACTGACGCACGTCGTAATGGGGGGCAGTATCCAGGCCGCGCTGCTGGGCCGCGTCCAGGGGCGCAAGGCGCTGCTGTATGGCGCGGTGCTGGCGACCTTGCCGGACCTGGACGTCTTCGTGCCGTACCCCGATCCCGTTTCGCTGATGACGTACCACCGGGGATTTTCCCATTCCGTCTTCGTGTTGACCGCCTTGGCGGGCGTGCTCGCCTGGCTGGTGCGACGCCGCTGGCCGGACGCGCCGTACAGCGCGGGGCGTCTCTTCCTGACCTTATGGCTGGTACTGATCACGCATCCGCTGCTGGATGCCATGACGACCTACGGGACCCAGCTGTTCTGGCCCCTGCCGCTGCAACCGGTCAGCATTTCCAGCATCTTCATCATCGACCCGGTTTTCACGCTCCCCCTGCTGATCGCCTTCCTGGCGAACCTGGCCTGGGGCGAACGTATCAGTCGCCTGCGGGGCGGGGCGCTGGGATTCGCCGCCGCCTACCTGGCGTGGACGCTGGCCGCGAAAACCCTGGTCGAGCAGCATGTCCGCACCGCCCTGGCGGCGCGAGGCGAGCAGGCCTCCGAACTGTTTTCCGCGCCCATGCCCCTGAACAGCCTGCTGTGGCGAGTCATCGCCCGCGGCCCGGCCGACACGTACTACGAAACCGTGACCAGCGTCTTCGATCGTGGCGAGCCGGAGCAACTGCGCCAGCCGCTCAACCTGGGCTTGCGCCGCGAAGTGCCGGCGGACCCCTTGCTGGCCAGGCTGGAGTGGTTCACCGACGGATGGCTGCGCTACGACGCGATCGGCGGAAACCTGGTGGTCACGGACCTGCGCATGGGCATGCCGGGGTATTACACCTTTCGTTTCGTCATGGCGCAGGGGGCGCCGCAATCCGGCTGGCGCGCGGTGCTGCCCAGCCGTTGGCCGAGCAGTCGGGGCGGTTGGCCGGAACTGCGGCAGATCCTGGCCCGCATCGTCGAGCCTCATCCCCCCTTGCCGCTGGATGCCTGGGCGCGCCGGACGGTCCAGCCGGAATGA
- a CDS encoding ABC transporter permease subunit, translating to MGMAVVAIALAVLPFVLGMAGQSWVRILNFALLYVMLSLGLNIVVGFAGLLDLGYIAFYAVGAYTWALLASPHFGLHLPFWAILPLSVALACLFGVMLGAPTLKLRGDYLAIVTLGFGEIIRVFLNNLNAPINITNGPQGVNRIDPFRVAGFAFNRTETLFGIRVTGPEKYYYLLLLLTLLIIFVCLRLQNSRIGRAWEAIREDEVAAKAMGINTRNIKLLAFAMGASFGGVAGALFASMQGFVSPESFSLTESISVLCMVVLGGMGHIPGVILGSVILAVFPEFLRAVIVPAQQAIFGGVVVDPEAIRMLLFGLAMVCVMLFRPAGLWPSSVRKRELSRQPQGGQA from the coding sequence ATGGGTATGGCGGTCGTCGCGATCGCGCTGGCCGTGCTGCCCTTCGTACTGGGCATGGCCGGCCAGAGCTGGGTGCGCATACTGAACTTCGCGTTGCTGTATGTGATGCTTTCGCTGGGCCTGAACATCGTGGTCGGCTTCGCGGGCCTGCTGGACCTGGGTTACATCGCCTTCTATGCCGTGGGCGCCTATACCTGGGCCCTGCTGGCGTCGCCGCACTTCGGCCTGCATCTGCCGTTCTGGGCGATCCTGCCGCTGAGCGTGGCGCTGGCCTGCCTGTTCGGCGTGATGCTCGGTGCGCCCACCCTCAAGTTGCGGGGGGACTACCTTGCCATCGTCACGCTGGGCTTCGGTGAAATCATCCGCGTGTTCCTGAACAACCTGAACGCGCCGATCAATATCACCAACGGTCCGCAAGGCGTCAACCGCATCGATCCTTTCCGCGTGGCGGGCTTTGCCTTCAACCGCACCGAAACCTTGTTCGGCATACGTGTGACCGGGCCGGAAAAGTACTATTACCTGCTGCTCCTGCTGACCCTGTTGATCATTTTCGTATGCCTGAGGCTGCAGAACTCGCGCATCGGCCGCGCATGGGAAGCCATACGCGAAGATGAAGTCGCGGCCAAGGCCATGGGGATCAATACGCGCAACATCAAGCTGCTGGCCTTTGCCATGGGCGCGTCGTTCGGTGGCGTGGCCGGCGCCTTGTTTGCGTCGATGCAGGGCTTCGTCAGTCCCGAAAGCTTCAGCCTGACCGAGTCGATTTCGGTGCTGTGCATGGTGGTGCTGGGCGGGATGGGGCATATCCCCGGCGTCATCCTGGGTTCGGTCATCCTGGCCGTGTTTCCGGAATTCCTGCGCGCCGTCATCGTGCCGGCCCAGCAGGCGATTTTCGGCGGCGTGGTCGTCGATCCGGAAGCCATCCGCATGCTGCTGTTCGGCCTGGCCATGGTGTGCGTGATGCTGTTCCGGCCCGCCGGCTTGTGGCCGTCTTCGGTGCGCAAGCGTGAACTCAGCCGCCAGCCACAGGGAGGCCAGGCATGA
- a CDS encoding DedA family protein has product MDQFVDHIRSFIETNQEWAGPVTALLTMAESVVILGLFVPATALMLITGGLVGSGSLDGATILIWGIAGAIVGDAFSYWLGRGVGPRVLRRWPLSNHRPAVARARLFFSRYGFASVLAGRFMGPIRSTIPTVAGVMGMSHARFQTANILSAALWVPAMLAPGYLTMRNVDDMSGASHIGMAIGTGISILLGVWLLCMVLRKRRVPAAGRRARR; this is encoded by the coding sequence ATGGACCAATTCGTCGACCATATTCGAAGCTTCATCGAGACCAACCAGGAATGGGCGGGACCGGTCACGGCCTTGCTGACCATGGCGGAATCGGTGGTCATCCTGGGCCTGTTCGTACCCGCCACGGCGCTGATGCTGATCACCGGCGGACTGGTCGGCAGCGGTTCGCTGGATGGCGCCACCATCCTGATCTGGGGTATCGCGGGCGCCATCGTCGGCGATGCCTTCTCGTATTGGCTGGGACGCGGCGTGGGCCCGCGCGTCTTGCGCCGCTGGCCGCTCAGCAACCATCGGCCCGCCGTGGCGCGCGCCAGGCTGTTTTTCTCGCGCTACGGTTTTGCGTCGGTGCTGGCCGGCCGTTTCATGGGCCCCATACGCAGCACCATTCCCACCGTCGCGGGCGTCATGGGCATGAGCCACGCCCGGTTCCAGACGGCCAACATCCTGTCCGCCGCGCTGTGGGTGCCTGCCATGCTGGCGCCCGGCTACCTGACGATGCGCAACGTCGATGACATGTCGGGCGCCAGTCACATCGGCATGGCGATCGGCACCGGCATCTCGATCCTGCTGGGCGTCTGGCTGCTGTGCATGGTGCTGCGCAAGCGTCGCGTGCCGGCCGCGGGACGCCGGGCGCGCCGTTAG
- the dut gene encoding dUTP diphosphatase, producing MKSVALKILDERMREFLPAYATPGAAGLDLRACLESPLTLEPGATALVPTGLAIHIGDPGYAAMILPRSGLGHKNGIVLGNLVGLIDSDYQGQLMVSTWNRGGTVFTLQPMDRLAQMVIVPVAQVAFDVVEDFQASDRGAGGFGSTGRG from the coding sequence ATGAAATCCGTCGCCCTGAAAATCCTCGATGAACGCATGCGTGAATTCCTGCCCGCCTACGCCACGCCCGGCGCGGCCGGACTGGACCTGCGCGCCTGCCTGGAAAGCCCGCTGACACTGGAGCCCGGCGCGACCGCGCTGGTGCCGACCGGGCTGGCCATCCATATCGGCGATCCGGGCTATGCGGCGATGATCCTGCCGCGCTCCGGACTGGGCCACAAGAACGGGATCGTGCTGGGCAATCTGGTGGGCCTGATCGACTCCGATTACCAGGGCCAACTGATGGTGTCCACCTGGAATCGAGGCGGCACGGTATTCACCTTGCAACCGATGGATCGGCTGGCGCAGATGGTGATCGTGCCCGTGGCGCAGGTCGCGTTCGACGTCGTGGAAGATTTCCAGGCCTCCGACCGCGGCGCCGGCGGCTTCGGCAGCACGGGGCGCGGCTAG
- the coaBC gene encoding bifunctional phosphopantothenoylcysteine decarboxylase/phosphopantothenate--cysteine ligase CoaBC, whose translation MLDLARKRIVLGMSGGIACYKIAELVRRLTEQGAAIDVVMTDAATHFITPVTMQALSGRPVYVSEWDARMDNNMAHINLTRGADAVLVAPASADFIAKLAHGMANDLLSTLCLARGCPLLIVPAMNREMWANRATQRNARQLREDGIEILGPAAGDQACGEIGDGRMLEPHEILADVIAFFQPKTLAGKHVLVTAGPTVEPIDPVRVISNRSSGKTGYAIARAAREAGARVTLVSGPTSLPAPRGVDVHPVQTARQMHAAVMAQAHHADVFIAVAAVADWHVKNASDQKLKKNDTGGGAPSLEFEPNPDILADVAALADGPWCVGFAAETQDLERHAEAKRLRKGIPLLVGNLAHRVMDLDDTELVLFDDKGAHPLPPAAKLDAARRLIAEIAARLPG comes from the coding sequence ATGCTCGATCTCGCCCGCAAACGTATCGTCCTAGGCATGTCGGGTGGCATCGCCTGCTACAAGATCGCCGAGCTGGTGCGCCGCCTGACGGAACAGGGCGCCGCCATCGACGTGGTCATGACCGACGCGGCCACGCATTTCATTACCCCCGTCACCATGCAGGCCTTGTCCGGCCGGCCCGTCTATGTCAGCGAATGGGACGCGCGCATGGACAACAACATGGCGCACATCAACCTGACGCGCGGCGCCGACGCCGTGCTGGTGGCGCCGGCCAGCGCCGATTTCATCGCCAAGCTGGCCCATGGCATGGCCAACGACCTGCTGTCCACGCTGTGCCTGGCGCGCGGCTGTCCGCTGCTGATCGTCCCCGCGATGAACCGCGAAATGTGGGCCAACCGCGCCACGCAGCGCAACGCCCGGCAGTTGCGCGAAGACGGTATCGAAATCCTGGGACCTGCCGCGGGCGACCAGGCCTGCGGGGAAATCGGCGACGGCCGCATGCTGGAACCGCATGAAATCCTGGCCGACGTCATCGCCTTCTTCCAGCCCAAGACGCTGGCGGGCAAGCATGTACTGGTGACCGCCGGCCCCACCGTCGAGCCCATCGACCCGGTGCGCGTGATCAGCAATCGTTCGTCGGGCAAGACCGGCTATGCCATCGCCCGCGCCGCGCGCGAGGCTGGCGCCCGCGTCACCCTGGTGTCGGGACCGACGTCACTGCCCGCGCCACGCGGGGTGGACGTCCATCCCGTACAGACCGCGCGGCAGATGCACGCGGCCGTCATGGCCCAAGCGCATCATGCGGACGTGTTCATCGCGGTGGCCGCGGTCGCCGACTGGCACGTGAAAAACGCCAGCGACCAGAAGCTGAAGAAAAACGACACGGGCGGCGGCGCGCCGTCGCTCGAATTCGAACCGAATCCCGACATCCTGGCCGACGTCGCCGCCTTGGCCGACGGCCCCTGGTGCGTGGGTTTCGCGGCGGAAACCCAGGATCTGGAACGCCATGCGGAGGCCAAGCGCCTGCGCAAGGGTATCCCGCTGCTGGTCGGCAACCTGGCGCATCGCGTGATGGACCTGGACGACACCGAGCTCGTGCTGTTCGACGATAAAGGCGCCCATCCCCTGCCCCCCGCCGCCAAGCTGGATGCCGCCCGGCGTCTCATCGCCGAAATCGCGGCCCGCCTGCCGGGCTGA